A section of the Paenibacillus odorifer genome encodes:
- the narH gene encoding nitrate reductase subunit beta yields MKIKAQVAMVMNLDKCIGCHTCSVTCKTTWTNRKGAEYMWFNNVETKPGIGYPKRWEDQELYKGGWQLRKGKLELKSGNKLSKIALGKIFYNPDMPEMKDYYEPWTYNYEHLTNAGEQKHSPVARAHSAVTGEKMDLEWGPNWEDDLAGAHVTGPLDPNIQKIEEEIKFNFEKSFMIYLPRLCEHCLNPSCVASCPSGAMYKRDEDGIVLVDQEACRGWRYCMTGCPYKKVYFNWQTNKAEKCTFCFPRVEAGLPTVCSETCTGRIRYLGVLLYDADKVLDAASIPDEKDLYKAQCDLFMNPHDPEVIAQARKDGISEDWLEAAQNSPVYKLAIEHKLAFPLHPEYRTLPMVWYVPPLSPIMNYFEGKDSLKNPDMIFPAIEEMRTPIQYLANMLTAGDTETVKEALQRMAMMRSYMRAKSSGQGFDASRLERVGMTAQQTEEMYRLLAIAKYEDRFVIPTSHKEQHMNPYRAQGSTGFGNGMGDMGSGSGCDGCGPASSAGDTMKTGKEMYEENFYGGIWRD; encoded by the coding sequence TTGAAAATTAAAGCGCAAGTTGCAATGGTAATGAATCTGGATAAATGCATCGGCTGCCACACCTGCAGCGTGACCTGCAAGACGACCTGGACGAACCGTAAAGGTGCGGAATATATGTGGTTCAATAACGTGGAAACGAAACCGGGGATTGGTTATCCGAAACGCTGGGAAGACCAGGAGCTCTACAAGGGCGGCTGGCAGCTGCGCAAGGGGAAGCTGGAGCTGAAATCCGGCAATAAGCTGTCCAAGATTGCGCTCGGCAAAATCTTTTACAACCCCGACATGCCGGAGATGAAGGATTATTATGAACCGTGGACTTACAATTATGAGCATCTGACGAATGCAGGAGAGCAAAAGCATTCCCCGGTGGCGCGGGCTCATTCTGCTGTAACAGGCGAGAAGATGGATCTGGAATGGGGACCTAACTGGGAGGATGATCTGGCGGGAGCGCATGTAACCGGCCCGCTTGACCCGAATATCCAGAAGATCGAGGAAGAAATTAAATTCAACTTCGAGAAATCGTTCATGATCTATCTGCCGCGCCTCTGTGAACACTGCCTCAACCCAAGCTGTGTCGCCTCCTGCCCTTCAGGTGCGATGTACAAACGGGATGAAGACGGGATTGTTCTGGTCGACCAGGAAGCCTGCCGAGGCTGGAGATATTGCATGACTGGCTGTCCGTATAAAAAAGTGTATTTCAACTGGCAGACCAACAAAGCGGAGAAGTGCACCTTCTGTTTCCCGCGTGTGGAAGCAGGACTGCCTACGGTATGCTCCGAGACCTGTACAGGCCGAATCCGCTATCTCGGGGTTCTGCTGTATGATGCCGACAAGGTTCTTGATGCCGCATCCATCCCGGACGAGAAAGATTTGTACAAAGCACAATGTGATCTGTTCATGAATCCGCATGATCCGGAAGTCATTGCCCAGGCGAGAAAAGATGGTATCTCTGAGGATTGGCTGGAGGCAGCCCAGAACTCACCGGTCTATAAGCTGGCGATTGAGCACAAGCTTGCCTTCCCGCTTCACCCGGAATACCGCACACTGCCTATGGTGTGGTATGTGCCGCCGCTTAGCCCGATCATGAATTATTTTGAAGGTAAAGATTCGCTGAAGAATCCCGATATGATTTTCCCGGCTATCGAAGAGATGCGCACACCGATCCAGTATCTGGCGAACATGCTGACCGCAGGCGATACGGAGACCGTCAAAGAAGCCCTGCAGCGGATGGCCATGATGCGCTCCTACATGCGCGCTAAATCCTCAGGCCAAGGGTTTGACGCTAGCCGTCTTGAACGTGTCGGTATGACAGCACAGCAGACAGAGGAAATGTACCGGCTGCTCGCGATTGCCAAATATGAAGACCGTTTCGTGATCCCAACCTCCCACAAGGAGCAGCACATGAACCCTTACCGTGCCCAGGGCTCGACCGGTTTCGGAAACGGGATGGGCGATATGGGCTCCGGCTCCGGTTGTGACGGCTGCGGACCTGCCAGCTCTGCCGGCGACACGATGAAGACCGGCAAGGAAATGTATGAAGAGAATTTCTACGGGGGGATTTGGCGTGATTGA